CGCCACGTTCAGCAGGTTACTGGCCGCAATACCCGCCATCACCACGCCGTCAGTGAGTTGCGCTACGGTCAGGGCGGTGGCATAGCCCTCGGTGATAATGACCTGTGGCGGGCTATCCAGCTCGGATTCAAGGGCAATAAATGCCCCTTTGAGCACTGTACCCGGCAACAGGCGCTTGTCCCCCAAGGGGGAAACCAGTTGCGCGCCGGTCACGGTGCCACTGATATCGGTCAGGGGCAGCACCAGTGAGCCGGGCGGGAAATCAATCCCGCCGCTTTTCTTCAATTGCGTTGTCAGGCGGTGAGGATGTTCTAACAACCCTTTACCGGTCAGATAGTCACTGTCACCCCGCACACAGCCTGCCAGTAGGGCCGCGACAGTCTCGGCTACCGGTTGTGTGGGTTTGGCCGCTTCTTTTCTGGCGGGCAGCTGTTGGCTTTGGGGTAATTGCAGCGCCTGTGCCACCTCATGGGCCGCTTTACCGGCCGTCAACCCGTTGACCAGCTTGACCAAATCCAGCCCGTCACCGGCCCCGCACTGGTTACAAATCCATGTCCCACGCCCGTCCCGATCATCAAAACGAAAACGGTCTGAACCGCCACAGTGCGGACAAGCGCCGTGTTGACCATGGGCCGGAACAGTAATACCCAGCAAGGGCAGGACAACCGGCCAGCGCGTATGGGCGGCGGCGGTAATATCCGATACAAAATTCTGTGCCATCATGTCCCCCTCAGTGCAGTGTGACCGGCATGTTCGCCGTTTTGATGTACGCCCGGCACAGCTCATCCATCATGGTTTCCCCCAACAGCGTCAGGCGGGGGGCCACATTCAGAATGTCCGGTAACACCATGTCTTCCAGCATGCAGCAGGCGGCTTCCATCCCGCTCTCAGGGCCGTGGCGTGTCATAAAATAGACTTCCACGTTTTCGGCTATCACCATTTGCAGCTCATCAATATTCATAGTGAGCGCGACGCCGTAAGACACACAGGCATCCAGATAGGCTTGCGCCACGGCGCGACGATACAGAGCGGTACGTACTTCGAGGGGAATACAGGAGGTATTATTCAGGTTCATGATTGCACCCCAGCAGACAGTAATGCACAGCTTTGAGTGACGGCTATCAGGTCTTCACACAGATAATCGACCATAGCGGAGACTTCTTTCACCGGTAACATGCCGGGAAAGGCGGACGAGTCAAAATGGTTCGCCAGTAAGGCGGCTAATAATGCGCTGGCATTTTTGGCGCGGGTTAATTTAAAGAAATCATCTTCCGGTATTCCGTAGGCCAGATGATTATTCAAAACCTGATTTTCAGATAAAGGGCAGCCCTGAGCAGCGTTATGCTCATATTGTTGCATTGTCATAATAGAGTCCGTTTTAGAAAGTGAGAATTCGTTACCGCTATTTATGCCGGTTAGAGAAAGTGTGAATAATGTTCCTCGCTCTTTTCCGCTGGACGGCGTTCTGAATACAGTCTTTTCGGGTAAATATATTTAACGGACTTATGCAGCAATAATCCTTTACTGATATTGAGTGTTGTTATCGGGTCACGTTCTGGCGCATCAGCTATTTTGCTGTACACCTTGGCGAACCACGTTAACGGCATGGAAGAATATCGTGTAGTGAGGTCATAATTAAAAATGACTTCATAACGGAATTCAGGGTTTTGGCGCTGGGTCTGCTCGGAGGCCAGTTTCAGGTTCACGATACGCACCGTCCAGCCCTCTTTGTGGCGATAACGTTCGCCGTACTCAGGGAGTTCAGACATGGGAGCCTGCTCTTACCGGCAAACGGCCAGCAAACAGTAAGATATAGTCACCGGCTAACTGGCGGCGGGCGGTAGTCTCATTACAGGCGGTGATCCGCAGCATGAGCGGGCGTATTTTCCGTTGTGTGCGGTTGATTGCCGCAAAGATGTAGGTACACTTTGATGTAGCCATGGCGTTGCTCTCTGTTTCGTTAATGGTTAAGCCTCAATTGGTACTGCGAATACTGATTGAGGCTGCTTTTTTTTTAGGGGACATCATGGTAAGGTGGCCACCTAACGAGTTAACAGTAATCCAATAGGTGGCCACTTGTCAACAGTTACAACGAGAGATAGAAGCCCTAAAGGGGGCGGTCAATCTCCACAGTTCAAAATGCGAATTACGCCTGAGCTTAAAGAACAATTAGAAGCTGAGGCAGGTAAAGATAATGTTAGTCTCGCCAATTGGATAAAAGATCTCGCAAGGCAAGAATTAAAGCGGCGAGGCATCGAACCAAAAGGCTAAATATTATTATTTAGATTTTATTTGTATATTATATTGGCGATCTACTTGGTCGCCTTTATTACATTATTAATGATGTTGTTGTGATTCAATCCATTCCCAAATTTCATCTACTTTCCATGCCGTAATTCTAGTTGATATCTTTACTGGTTTAGGGAATGTACCTGCTGATACCCGTCTCCATAATGTTGCAGGGGAAAACGGTAAGCAGGGCATCAATGCCTTTTGCCGGACAAACCCTGCTGCGGGTAAAGAGCCATGTGTTGTATTTTCATGTCTCATCAGTCTTGTAACTCCTTGATGGGTAAGCGATGAGATGAGATTACCTGACACAATCTTAGTTTTCCATCAAGAATGGAATTCCATTAAATTGATACATTTTCCATTGAAATGTTCACAATTCCATTAAAAAAGCAAAAGTGGGTTGTTTTTTAATTTATTGAAATATATGAATTAATTATTTTTAGTACGAATTAGTGAGGTGGGATACAAGTGAATATTAGTGAATGGCAACTGATGGCAACTGATGGCAACTGATGGCAATTAAAGGCAACTTTATGATGGATTTTTATGTATCAGCCAAACCTTACTAGATGTTTAGCTGATACATAACTAGTTATATATGGCATTTAAGGCCGATTTAAGTTTTGCTCGAAGAGAGGATGCTCGTAGGCCATTGGTTGAGATATCATTTTCTTGAATATACAGATCAATCATTTCTTTGATATGTTCAACGCAAATAACATCTCCTTTCTTAATCCATTTTGCATTGTTTTGCTCATATTTTTCTTTGGCTAATAAAGTTAATGTTATCCCAAGTAATTTATTTACATTAAATAGCTCCTCATCTTTTTTATATGCACCTCTGTTATTTTTTATTATTTGGAGGCCGAGTTTTTCCGCTTCACCACCAATAAAAGAAAGTAACTTATTGTTTTTATTTGTTATTGCAATATTTTGCACAGCCATACTGCATCTTTCAATTATAGCCTCAGGGGTTTCATCGGCATCAAGACAATTATATCCAATTGAGAAAATAAGATCTGATGAAATCTTTTCACTGTCATCTACGGGGTGCGGAGAAGCTATATAATCAGTATATTTTGTTATTCTCTCGATATTATTAGCTTTGAATACTTCCTCTAAGGTTCTTTTAAGTCTCATTTTTATATGAGAAATAACTTCTAGTTTTTCTGTATCTATATCTCTTTTTAATAAGGTCGGAGATAGCCCAACCAAGCACTTAGCTATTTCATCGATAGTGATTGAGGGGAGAGTTGCAACCCTTTCAAACTCATTCATTTTTTGGAAGCTTTTCATTTGCTATCTCGTTCCTTCGATTCTAATTTCACTAGTTTATCTGCCCATAAAGTTAAGGCTTTTCTACGTTCGTCCAAATACTGATGTCTATTATAAATCCCTTCCACCCCTTTAATTCTATGATTTAAACATCTTTCTGCAACGATAGGATCAACGCCTAAAGATGCCAGATGAGTCCGGGCTGTTCGTCGGAAGTCATGAACAGTAAAATTCTCTACACCCTGCATCTGTGTTTTTACTTTGGCTAAGGCTACAGGCAACGTGCTCTCTGCTATGTGGGGAATCATGCGGTTTTGCATTTTTCGGGCAGGCAGAACCCACTCACTACTAAATGACATGTCTTTAAGCTGTTGGAACCATGTTATGGCCACTGGAGGGAGTGGAATATCGATAGCGTCGCCGTTCTTGGTGCCAGTTAGGTGCCATATGGCATTTTCTAAATCAATATCTTCCCACCTAGCTGCACATAGCTCCATCTTCCGGCAGCAGAGTAATAAGAGTAATTTCATTGTTAGCTCATTTTGGATACTGAAACCCTTTGCTAGCCTCATTGCAGCAAATAGCTGCTCTAGCTCACCAGTATCTAAATAGCGCTCTCTGGCCTTTTCCTGCCCGCCAGCATCGGATATATCAAAGGCAGTTGTGGGGTTCACTTCAAGGATGTGGCGCTTAATACCATAGTTAAATATTCGTCGCGTCCAGCGTAGTACATCGTTGGCCACTGTTGGTGCACCTCTGGCGAGGATGTTTTGCAGCATATCGTCAATATGGCGGGGTTTTACTTCATCGGCTTTTAAGTGGCCAATGTTCGGATTAATGTCTTTATCAATCCGACGGCGGAGGATATCAGGGTGTTTCCATCGGCCTAATATCTGGCGTTCAAAGTATTCCGTAGCTAAATGAGAAACCAATAACGCATTCTTATCAGATTCGATCTTTGCTAGTGCGTCAGCCTTACGCTCTTTCTTTTCTCCGGCCACGTCGTAACCTAAAGAAACACGAGCCGACAGTAACTTAATTGTTTCACGCACTTTGGCCAGTGATAGCTCGGCATAAGAACCGACCCACATAGCTCGTGCTTTACCTGCGAAACGGTAGCGGAAGCGCCATTTAGGTGAGGCGAAACTCTCTCGGTAGCAAAGATATAATCCATTGCCGTCTGAACGGCCCTCAAAGCGTTCTCCTGCCTTTAACCATGCTTTGATTTGTAAATCTGTTAACTTTCCCATGTATCCACACTGAGCCTTTCCTGTGTACCAAATACAGATGTACCAAAGAGTGAAATGGTACATGTCTTGGTACATGGATTTAGTGAAATTTCATGGAATGATATGTGATGTGCTGAGATAAAGAAAGCCCGTAAGTTACGGGCTTTAAAGGCATTTTGCGACGTGCTGAAATGCGGTGAGAAGTTACTCGATATTCTGAATCTGTTCGCGCATTTGCTCAATAAGCACTTTCAGCTCAATGGCTGAGTTGGTCACTTCGGCGTTGATCGATTTTGATGCCAGCGTATTCGATTCGCGGTTAAATTCCTGCATCATAAAATCAAGGCGACGACCGACGGCTTCTTTCTTCTTCAGAATATTGTGCGTTTCTTTGACGTGTGCTTCCAGACGGTCCAGTTCTTCAGCCACGTCTACACGCTGCGCCATTAGCACTAACTCCTGCTCCAGGCGGGTATTTTCCAACTGAACTTGCGCTTCTTCCAGCTTGTTCAGCAGGCGCTCACGCTGCCACTGCAAGATGTTTGGCATATGCGCACGAACTTTAACAATTTCTGCACTAACACCATCAAGACGCTGTTCGATCAGTGCCTTCAGTGCCGCACCTTCGGTTTCGCGAGAAATGATAAAATCATCTAGCACAATATCAAGTGCCTGCATTAGCTCGGTGCTGATGGCATCCAAGTCTTGTTCTTCGGCGGCCATAACTCCCGGCCAGCGCAAAATATCTACTGGATTGATTTCACCTTCATCACTTTGCATTTTGACCCAGTTACCGGCTTCTACTAATTGTTTTGCCAGTTTTTCATTAAGGATCAAAGAGCTCTGTGCGTTGGCATCCAGCTCAAAACGCAGGTTGCACTCAATTTTGCCGCGAGTTAAGCGGCCACGGATGCGTTCACGAATAACCGGTTCCAGACTGCGGAACTGTTCTGGCAAACGAATGTAAGTTTCTAAGTAGCGTTGGTTAACGGAACGCAGCTCCCAGGCTGCGCTGCCCCATTCGCCTTTAATATCACGCCGGGCGTAGGCGGTCATGCTGCGGATCATTGTTGCGTACCCGTTTTAAAGAAAAGATGCGGGGATTATAGCCTCCAGGGCGCAGGCAGGATAGGCATTACATCACTAAGGCCGTATAATGCGCGACCAATATCGATTTAAAGCCGGAGAAAGCCCATGCGTCCAGCAGACCGAGCAGCACAACAAGTCCGCCCATTGACCCTGACCCGTAATTACACGAAACACGCTGAAGGTTCAGTGTTGGTTGAGTTTGGCGATACCAAAGTATTGTGCACCGCCACGGTTGAAGAGGGTGTTCCGCGCTTTCTGAAAGGCCAAGGCCAGGGCTGGATAACCGCTGAATATGGTATGTTACCGCGCTCGACCCACAGCCGTAATGCGCGCGAAGCCGCAAAAGGCAAACAAGGCGGCCGTACTTTAGAAATTCAACGTCTGATTGCTCGCTCTTTGCGTGCGGCAGTAGATTTGAAGAAGTTAGGTGAATTCACCATCACTTTAGACTGCGATGTCTTGCAGGCGGATGGCGGCACTCGTACTGCCTCAATCAGTGGTGCTTGTGTAGCTTTAGCCGACGCGCTGAATAAGCTGGTGGCCAGTGGTAAATTGAAAGCAAACCCAATGAAAGGGCTGGTTGCGGCAGTTTCTGTTGGTATCGTTAAAGGCGAAGCCCTGTGCGATTTGGAATACGTAGAGGATTCTGCGGCAGAAACAGATATGAACGTGGTGATGATGGAAGATGGCCGAATGATTGAGGTGCAAGGCACCGCAGAAGGTGAACCGTTTAGCCATGAAGAGTTATTGACGTTGTTGGCTCTGGCTCGGGGAGGGATAGAAACTATCTTCCAAGCGCAGAAAGCGGCGTTGGAACAATAATTGATTTAGGCGACTCGGTAGTCGCCTTTTTTTTACCCGCTAACCAAGAAGTTATGCACAGATAGAAGTAGTGCATCAGGTTTGCGGTGTACCAAATTAATAAACACAGTGATTAACGAAAGCGGTCACAATCTGGAGAGGAGAAGTACCAATGAAAGCCTATCAGCGCGAGTTTATCGAGTTTGCGCTTAACAAGCAGGTGTTGAAGTTTGGCGAATTTACCCTGAAGTCTGGGCGGATTAGCCCCTATTTCTTTAATGCAGGATTGTTTAATACCGGGCTTGATCTGGCAAAACTCGGGCGTTTTTATGCTGCGGCATTAATGGATTGTGGCGTAGAGTTCGATCTCTTATTTGGGCCAGCATATAAAGGCATTCCTATTGCGACGACCACTGCTGTAGCGCTGGCTGAGCACCATAATCGTGATCTGCCTTATTGCTTCAACCGCAAAGAAGCAAAAGATCACGGTGAAGGCGGCAGCCTGGTAGGAAGCCCGTTAGAAGGCCGAGTTATGCTGGTGGATGATGTGATAACCGCTGGTACTGCCATTCGTGAATCAATGGAGATTATCAATGCGCAGGGCGCGACTCTGGCTGGTGTGATGATTTCATTAGACCGTCAGGAACGTGGCCGTGGTGAGATTTCAGCGATTCAGGAAGTTGAACGTGATTATCACTGCAAAGTGATTGCGATTGTTACGTTGAGTGATGTGATCAGTTATCTGGAAGAGAAACCAGAAATGGCCGATCATTTGGCAGCAGTACGCCACTACCGCGAACAGTACGGCGTTTAAGATTTCCTAAATCAAGAATACCCAAAAGGGCCATTTGGCCCTTTTTATATAATTCAAAAACTCAACTTAAATTGAGTTTATTGGAGCTGAGTCACAATTAGAGGCCAGCGAGCATCAAATTCTTGCGTCGGCCGGTAGCGAAATTCCGAACGAACAAAACGTGAGAGCATCCCTTCACAAAACGCCAGTAGCTGTGTTGCCAGCAGGGCTTCATCATGGATAAAACCTTGCCCATCGCGCAGTTTTTTCTCACGCAATACTTGGCGTAGCTGTACTTCAATTCGCTCAAACAACTGGTTAATACGCCCTTGCAAGCGGTCTTGCTCGAACATCAATGCATGCCCGGTCATAATGCGAGTCAGCCCTGGATTACGTTCTGCAAACCCCAATACCAGTAGCAGGATCAGCCGGAGGCGATTAAACGTCTCTTTTTCATCTTGCAGAATCAAATTGATGCGGGACATCAGACTGTCTTCAATAAACTCGATCAGGCTATCAAACATCCGCGTTTTACTGGGGAAATGACGATAAAGCGCTGCTTCCGAAACC
The sequence above is drawn from the Yersinia enterocolitica subsp. enterocolitica genome and encodes:
- a CDS encoding tyrosine-type recombinase/integrase; translated protein: MGKLTDLQIKAWLKAGERFEGRSDGNGLYLCYRESFASPKWRFRYRFAGKARAMWVGSYAELSLAKVRETIKLLSARVSLGYDVAGEKKERKADALAKIESDKNALLVSHLATEYFERQILGRWKHPDILRRRIDKDINPNIGHLKADEVKPRHIDDMLQNILARGAPTVANDVLRWTRRIFNYGIKRHILEVNPTTAFDISDAGGQEKARERYLDTGELEQLFAAMRLAKGFSIQNELTMKLLLLLCCRKMELCAARWEDIDLENAIWHLTGTKNGDAIDIPLPPVAITWFQQLKDMSFSSEWVLPARKMQNRMIPHIAESTLPVALAKVKTQMQGVENFTVHDFRRTARTHLASLGVDPIVAERCLNHRIKGVEGIYNRHQYLDERRKALTLWADKLVKLESKERDSK
- a CDS encoding helix-turn-helix transcriptional regulator, with protein sequence MRHENTTHGSLPAAGFVRQKALMPCLPFSPATLWRRVSAGTFPKPVKISTRITAWKVDEIWEWIESQQHH
- a CDS encoding host cell division inhibitor Icd-like protein, which produces MATSKCTYIFAAINRTQRKIRPLMLRITACNETTARRQLAGDYILLFAGRLPVRAGSHV
- a CDS encoding YicC/YloC family endoribonuclease, with the protein product MIRSMTAYARRDIKGEWGSAAWELRSVNQRYLETYIRLPEQFRSLEPVIRERIRGRLTRGKIECNLRFELDANAQSSLILNEKLAKQLVEAGNWVKMQSDEGEINPVDILRWPGVMAAEEQDLDAISTELMQALDIVLDDFIISRETEGAALKALIEQRLDGVSAEIVKVRAHMPNILQWQRERLLNKLEEAQVQLENTRLEQELVLMAQRVDVAEELDRLEAHVKETHNILKKKEAVGRRLDFMMQEFNRESNTLASKSINAEVTNSAIELKVLIEQMREQIQNIE
- the slmA gene encoding nucleoid occlusion factor SlmA, translated to MAEKENTKRNRREEILQALAQMLESSDGSQRITTAKLAANVGVSEAALYRHFPSKTRMFDSLIEFIEDSLMSRINLILQDEKETFNRLRLILLLVLGFAERNPGLTRIMTGHALMFEQDRLQGRINQLFERIEVQLRQVLREKKLRDGQGFIHDEALLATQLLAFCEGMLSRFVRSEFRYRPTQEFDARWPLIVTQLQ
- the rph gene encoding ribonuclease PH; the protein is MRPADRAAQQVRPLTLTRNYTKHAEGSVLVEFGDTKVLCTATVEEGVPRFLKGQGQGWITAEYGMLPRSTHSRNAREAAKGKQGGRTLEIQRLIARSLRAAVDLKKLGEFTITLDCDVLQADGGTRTASISGACVALADALNKLVASGKLKANPMKGLVAAVSVGIVKGEALCDLEYVEDSAAETDMNVVMMEDGRMIEVQGTAEGEPFSHEELLTLLALARGGIETIFQAQKAALEQ
- a CDS encoding toxin-antitoxin system HicB family antitoxin, whose translation is MSTVTTRDRSPKGGGQSPQFKMRITPELKEQLEAEAGKDNVSLANWIKDLARQELKRRGIEPKG
- a CDS encoding DUF5375 family protein, with amino-acid sequence MNLNNTSCIPLEVRTALYRRAVAQAYLDACVSYGVALTMNIDELQMVIAENVEVYFMTRHGPESGMEAACCMLEDMVLPDILNVAPRLTLLGETMMDELCRAYIKTANMPVTLH
- the pyrE gene encoding orotate phosphoribosyltransferase; amino-acid sequence: MKAYQREFIEFALNKQVLKFGEFTLKSGRISPYFFNAGLFNTGLDLAKLGRFYAAALMDCGVEFDLLFGPAYKGIPIATTTAVALAEHHNRDLPYCFNRKEAKDHGEGGSLVGSPLEGRVMLVDDVITAGTAIRESMEIINAQGATLAGVMISLDRQERGRGEISAIQEVERDYHCKVIAIVTLSDVISYLEEKPEMADHLAAVRHYREQYGV